Proteins encoded within one genomic window of Streptomyces sp. NBC_01314:
- a CDS encoding ATP-binding protein, whose translation MSPTPPARRLRLGMPRRVFSQVLLMQVAIAAGVAVLATGLFLAPLSEQLDDQAMRRALAIAQTTAVQPQIAEDLVSTRPSVNGPVQVEAERIRKASGAEYVVVMDRVGVRWSHPDPAEIGGLVSTDPRRALAGNEVMEIDSGTLGRSARGKVPLRDADGKIVGAVSVGIEYDSVRARLIHAIPGLLAYAGGAMAVGALAAYLISRRVHRQTRDLAFSDIAGLLAEREAMLHGIREGVVALDRAGRVRLLNDEARRLLGIGDEAVGRSLDDALGPGRTTDVLAGRVTGTDLLTVRGQRVLVTNRMPTDDGGAVATLRDRTELEQLGRELDSTRGLTDALRAQDHEHANRMHTLLGLLELEMYDEAVEFVGEVVGDHRATAEQFTEKIHDPLLAAVLVGKATVAAERGVALSVAGGTMLPDRLIDPRGLVTIVGNLVDNALDAVAGTPHARVEVDLRAEGRTAILRVRDTGPGVPPDKRELIFTEGWSTKAPPAHRERGIGLSLVRRLAERQGGSARVAEAAGGGAEFTVVLPDALAEQGLVTPTPTPALISTAPADEPARQDEPTAGLDGRPGPEREPETAITAADKESR comes from the coding sequence ATGAGCCCCACTCCCCCCGCACGCCGTCTGCGTCTCGGTATGCCGCGGCGGGTTTTCTCGCAGGTCCTGCTGATGCAGGTGGCGATCGCCGCCGGTGTCGCCGTGCTCGCGACCGGGCTGTTCCTCGCGCCGCTCAGCGAACAACTGGACGACCAGGCGATGCGTAGGGCCCTCGCGATCGCGCAGACCACCGCGGTCCAGCCGCAGATCGCGGAGGACCTGGTGTCGACGCGGCCGTCCGTGAACGGCCCCGTACAGGTCGAGGCCGAGCGGATCCGGAAGGCCAGCGGAGCCGAGTACGTGGTCGTGATGGACAGGGTCGGGGTGCGCTGGTCGCACCCCGACCCGGCGGAGATCGGCGGGCTCGTCTCGACCGACCCACGCCGAGCCCTCGCCGGGAACGAGGTCATGGAGATCGACTCGGGGACGCTGGGACGCTCCGCCCGGGGCAAGGTGCCGCTGCGCGACGCCGACGGGAAGATCGTCGGTGCCGTCTCGGTGGGTATCGAGTACGACAGCGTGCGCGCCCGGCTGATCCACGCGATCCCCGGGCTCCTGGCGTACGCCGGCGGAGCCATGGCTGTCGGGGCGCTGGCCGCGTATCTGATCTCACGGCGGGTTCACCGCCAGACCCGGGACCTGGCCTTCTCCGATATCGCGGGGCTGCTGGCGGAGCGCGAGGCAATGCTGCACGGCATCCGGGAGGGCGTGGTCGCGCTGGACCGCGCCGGGCGCGTACGCCTCCTCAACGACGAGGCGCGGCGGCTGCTCGGGATAGGCGACGAGGCGGTCGGCAGGTCGCTCGACGACGCGCTCGGCCCCGGCCGTACGACCGATGTGCTGGCGGGCCGCGTCACCGGCACCGACCTGCTGACCGTGCGCGGTCAGCGCGTGCTGGTCACCAACCGCATGCCCACCGACGACGGCGGCGCCGTCGCCACCCTGCGCGACCGCACCGAGCTGGAGCAGCTCGGCCGCGAACTCGACTCCACGCGCGGTCTGACGGACGCCCTGCGCGCCCAGGACCACGAGCACGCCAACCGGATGCACACGCTCCTCGGCCTGCTCGAACTGGAGATGTACGACGAGGCGGTGGAGTTCGTCGGCGAGGTGGTCGGCGACCACCGGGCGACCGCCGAGCAGTTCACCGAGAAGATCCACGATCCGCTGCTCGCCGCGGTACTGGTCGGCAAGGCGACCGTCGCGGCCGAGCGCGGAGTGGCCCTGTCGGTCGCGGGCGGCACGATGCTGCCCGACCGGCTGATCGACCCCCGTGGGCTGGTCACGATCGTCGGCAACCTCGTCGACAACGCCCTGGACGCCGTCGCGGGCACGCCGCACGCGCGCGTGGAGGTCGATCTGCGCGCCGAGGGGCGTACGGCGATCCTCCGGGTCCGCGACACCGGCCCCGGAGTCCCACCCGACAAGCGCGAGTTGATCTTCACGGAGGGCTGGTCCACCAAGGCGCCGCCGGCCCATCGCGAGCGCGGCATCGGCCTCTCCCTGGTGCGTCGGCTCGCCGAGCGGCAGGGCGGCAGCGCCCGGGTCGCGGAGGCGGCGGGCGGTGGCGCGGAGTTCACCGTCGTCCTGCCCGACGCACTAGCGGAACAGGGCCTGGTGACGCCGACGCCCACACCGGCGCTTATCTCTACGGCACCCGCCGACGAGCCGGCCCGGCAGGACGAGCCGACGGCCGGCCTCGACGGACGACCGGGCCCCGAGCGGGAGCCCGAAACCGCCATCACAGCCGCCGACAAGGAGTCGCGATGA
- a CDS encoding sucrase ferredoxin → MSTCTSASRHLDEPLAGTAATARTWLLLEQPGPWGVKALTSSHLDPVLGRALEAAAEGTGVRVALIRRPGRHADCREVRERRVYVAHTVPGNVWLHSAMTSAPERLLDLDFTALGQGDHHTFGTVLRGRRHTGAPLALVCTNGRRDRCCALLGRPLAAELAASGVEGTWEVTHLGGHRFSPTLLVLPFGYVYGRAEAQHVKEVLRGVREGRVVTEGCRGSSAWERPGQAAELAVRTETGEDAADALTVLRTDGAAPRWEVTVAHTDGRRWTVSVAQGSAQPPRPESCGSPLGSPARMDVLTVRELSPAALAR, encoded by the coding sequence GTGAGTACGTGCACATCCGCGTCCCGACACCTCGACGAGCCTCTCGCGGGGACCGCCGCCACGGCGAGGACATGGCTGCTGCTGGAGCAGCCCGGTCCCTGGGGCGTCAAGGCGCTCACTTCGAGCCACCTCGACCCCGTGCTCGGCCGCGCCCTCGAAGCCGCGGCAGAGGGCACCGGCGTACGCGTGGCGCTCATCCGGCGCCCCGGCCGCCACGCGGACTGCCGAGAGGTCCGCGAGCGCCGTGTGTATGTGGCCCACACCGTTCCCGGGAACGTCTGGCTGCACAGCGCCATGACGTCCGCCCCAGAGCGGCTGCTCGACCTCGACTTCACCGCCCTCGGCCAAGGCGACCACCACACCTTCGGGACGGTGCTGCGGGGCCGCCGCCACACCGGCGCCCCCCTCGCACTCGTCTGCACCAACGGCAGGCGCGACCGCTGCTGCGCCCTCCTCGGCCGGCCGCTCGCCGCCGAACTGGCCGCCTCCGGAGTCGAGGGCACCTGGGAGGTCACCCATCTGGGTGGTCACCGCTTCTCCCCCACCCTGCTCGTGCTGCCCTTCGGTTACGTGTACGGCCGCGCCGAGGCCCAGCACGTCAAGGAGGTCCTCCGAGGCGTACGGGAAGGCCGCGTCGTCACCGAGGGGTGCCGCGGGAGCTCCGCCTGGGAGCGTCCCGGGCAGGCGGCCGAACTGGCGGTGCGGACCGAGACCGGTGAGGACGCGGCCGACGCGCTCACGGTCCTCCGCACGGACGGCGCGGCACCGCGCTGGGAGGTGACCGTCGCCCACACCGACGGCCGCCGCTGGACCGTCTCCGTCGCCCAGGGCTCCGCCCAGCCGCCCCGCCCGGAGAGCTGCGGCTCACCGCTGGGCTCCCCGGCGAGGATGGACGTACTGACCGTGCGCGAGCTGTCACCGGCCGCGCTCGCGCGCTAG
- a CDS encoding response regulator — protein MIEVLIVDDDIRVARVNAAYVEKVAGFHVAGVAHNAAEALHRLEMLPHVDLVLLDHYLPDGTGLMVVQEMRRRGHQSDVIMVTAARDVSTVQAAMRQGALQYLVKPFAFAGLRAKLEAYAELRRTLDGGGEAEQAEVDRIFGALSAGGEPELPKGHSPTTTELVRRALMTAEGALSAQEIAERTGLSRQTAQRYLKLLERTGRARLTLKYGDAGRPEHRYEWVTRL, from the coding sequence ATGATCGAGGTCCTGATCGTGGACGACGACATCAGAGTCGCCCGCGTCAACGCCGCCTACGTGGAGAAGGTCGCCGGTTTCCACGTCGCCGGTGTGGCCCACAACGCGGCCGAGGCGCTGCACCGGTTGGAGATGCTGCCCCATGTGGACCTGGTCCTCCTGGACCACTATCTGCCGGACGGCACGGGCCTCATGGTCGTCCAGGAGATGCGGCGCCGTGGCCACCAGAGCGACGTGATCATGGTGACGGCGGCCCGCGACGTCTCCACCGTCCAGGCCGCGATGCGCCAGGGCGCGCTCCAGTACCTGGTCAAACCGTTCGCGTTCGCCGGACTGCGGGCGAAGCTGGAGGCGTACGCGGAGTTGCGGCGCACCCTGGACGGTGGCGGCGAGGCCGAACAGGCCGAGGTGGACCGGATCTTCGGCGCGCTGTCGGCGGGCGGCGAGCCCGAACTGCCCAAGGGCCACTCCCCCACCACCACCGAGCTGGTGCGCCGCGCCCTGATGACCGCCGAGGGAGCGCTGTCCGCCCAGGAGATCGCCGAACGGACCGGCCTGAGCCGCCAGACCGCCCAGCGCTATCTGAAGCTGCTGGAACGCACCGGACGGGCCCGGCTGACCCTCAAGTACGGCGACGCCGGCCGCCCGGAGCACCGCTACGAGTGGGTGACCCGCCTCTGA